One segment of Macaca fascicularis isolate 582-1 chromosome 4, T2T-MFA8v1.1 DNA contains the following:
- the TENT5A gene encoding terminal nucleotidyltransferase 5A isoform X1, translating to MHQRYFWTDQGQVALGGHYMAEGEGYFAMAEDELACGPYIPLGGDFGGGDFGGGDFGGGDFGGGDFGGGGSFGGHCLDYCESPTAHCNVLNWEQVQRLDGILSETIPIHGRGNFPTLELQPSLIVKVVRRRLAEKRIGVRDVRLNGSAASHVLHQDSGLGYKDLDLIFCADLRGEGEFQTVKDVVLDCLLDFLPEGVNKEKITPLTLKEAYVQKMVKVCNDSDRWSLISLSNNSGKNVELKFVDSLRRQFEFSVDSFQIKLDSLLLFYECSENPMTETFHPTIIGESVYGDFQEAFDHLCNKIIATRNPEEIRGGGLLKYCNLLVRGFRPASDEIKTLQRYMCSRFFIDFSDIGEQQRKLESYLQNHFVGLEDRKYEYLMTLHGVVNESTVCLMGHERRQTLNLITMLAIRVLADQNVIPNVANVTCYYQPAPYVADANFSNYYIAQVQPVFTCQQQTYSTWLPCN from the exons ATGCATCAGAGATATTTTTG GACTGACCAGGGCCAAGTGGCGCTCGGCGGGCACTACATGGCGGAGGGCGAAGGGTACTTTGCCATGGCCGAGGACGAGCTGGCTTGCGGCCCCTACATCCCCCTAGGCGGCGACTTCGGCGGCGGCGACTTCGGCGGCGGCGACTTCGGCGGCGGCGACTTCGGCGGCGGCGACTTCGGCGGCGGCGGCAGCTTCGGTGGGCACTGCTTGGACTATTGCGAAAGCCCCACGGCGCACTGCAATGTGCTGAACTGGGAGCAAGTGCAGCGGCTGGACGGCATCCTGAGCGAGACCATTCCGATCCACGGGCGCGGCAACTTCCCCACGCTCGAGCTGCAGCCGAGCCTGATCGTGAAGGTGGTGCGGCGGCGCCTGGCCGAGAAGCGCATCGGCGTCCGCGACGTGCGCCTCAACGGCTCGGCCGCCAGCCACGTCCTGCACCAGGACAGCGGCCTGGGCTACAAGGACCTGGACCTCATCTTCTGCGCCGACCTGCGCGGAGAAGGGGAGTTTCAGACTGTGAAGGACGTCGTGCTGGACTGCCTGTTGGACTTCTTACCCGAGGGGGTGAACAAAGAGAAGATCACACCACTCACGCTCAAG GAAGCTTATGTGCAGAAAATGGTTAAAGTGTGCAATGACTCTGACCGATGGAGTCTTATATCCCTGTCAAACAACAGTGGCAAAAATGTGGAACTGAAATTTGTGGATTCCCTCCGGAGGCAGTTTGAATTCAGTGTAGATTCTTTTCAAATCAAATTAGACTCTCTTCTGCTCTTTTACGAATGTTCAGAGAACCCAATGACTGAGACATTTCACCCCACAATAATTGGGGAGAGCGTCTATGGCGATTTCCAGGAAGCCTTTGATCACCTTTGTAACAAGATAATTGCCACCAGGAACCCAGAGGAAATCCGAGGGGGAGGCCTACTTAAGTACTGCAACCTCTTGGTGAGGGGCTTTAGGCCCGCCTCTGATGAGATCAAGACCCTTCAGAGGTATATGTGTTCCAGGTTTTTCATCGACTTCTCAGACATTGGAGAGCAGCAGAGAAAACTGGAGTCCTATTTGCAGAACCACTTTGTGGGATTGGAAGACCGCAAGTATGAATATCTCATGACCCTTCATGGAGTGGTGAATGAGAGCACGGTGTGCCTGATGGGACATGAAAGAAGACAGACTTTAAACCTTATCACCATGCTGGCTATCCGGGTGTTAGCTGACCAAAATGTCATTCCTAATGTGGCTAATGTCACTTGCTATTACCAGCCAGCCCCCTATGTAGCAGATGCCAACTTTAGCAATTACTACATTGCACAGGTTCAGCCAGTATTCACGTGCCAGCAACAGACCTACTCCACTTGGCTACCCTGCAATtaa
- the TENT5A gene encoding terminal nucleotidyltransferase 5A isoform X3: MAEGEGYFAMAEDELACGPYIPLGGDFGGGDFGGGDFGGGDFGGGDFGGGGSFGGHCLDYCESPTAHCNVLNWEQVQRLDGILSETIPIHGRGNFPTLELQPSLIVKVVRRRLAEKRIGVRDVRLNGSAASHVLHQDSGLGYKDLDLIFCADLRGEGEFQTVKDVVLDCLLDFLPEGVNKEKITPLTLKEAYVQKMVKVCNDSDRWSLISLSNNSGKNVELKFVDSLRRQFEFSVDSFQIKLDSLLLFYECSENPMTETFHPTIIGESVYGDFQEAFDHLCNKIIATRNPEEIRGGGLLKYCNLLVRGFRPASDEIKTLQRYMCSRFFIDFSDIGEQQRKLESYLQNHFVGLEDRKYEYLMTLHGVVNESTVCLMGHERRQTLNLITMLAIRVLADQNVIPNVANVTCYYQPAPYVADANFSNYYIAQVQPVFTCQQQTYSTWLPCN; this comes from the exons ATGGCGGAGGGCGAAGGGTACTTTGCCATGGCCGAGGACGAGCTGGCTTGCGGCCCCTACATCCCCCTAGGCGGCGACTTCGGCGGCGGCGACTTCGGCGGCGGCGACTTCGGCGGCGGCGACTTCGGCGGCGGCGACTTCGGCGGCGGCGGCAGCTTCGGTGGGCACTGCTTGGACTATTGCGAAAGCCCCACGGCGCACTGCAATGTGCTGAACTGGGAGCAAGTGCAGCGGCTGGACGGCATCCTGAGCGAGACCATTCCGATCCACGGGCGCGGCAACTTCCCCACGCTCGAGCTGCAGCCGAGCCTGATCGTGAAGGTGGTGCGGCGGCGCCTGGCCGAGAAGCGCATCGGCGTCCGCGACGTGCGCCTCAACGGCTCGGCCGCCAGCCACGTCCTGCACCAGGACAGCGGCCTGGGCTACAAGGACCTGGACCTCATCTTCTGCGCCGACCTGCGCGGAGAAGGGGAGTTTCAGACTGTGAAGGACGTCGTGCTGGACTGCCTGTTGGACTTCTTACCCGAGGGGGTGAACAAAGAGAAGATCACACCACTCACGCTCAAG GAAGCTTATGTGCAGAAAATGGTTAAAGTGTGCAATGACTCTGACCGATGGAGTCTTATATCCCTGTCAAACAACAGTGGCAAAAATGTGGAACTGAAATTTGTGGATTCCCTCCGGAGGCAGTTTGAATTCAGTGTAGATTCTTTTCAAATCAAATTAGACTCTCTTCTGCTCTTTTACGAATGTTCAGAGAACCCAATGACTGAGACATTTCACCCCACAATAATTGGGGAGAGCGTCTATGGCGATTTCCAGGAAGCCTTTGATCACCTTTGTAACAAGATAATTGCCACCAGGAACCCAGAGGAAATCCGAGGGGGAGGCCTACTTAAGTACTGCAACCTCTTGGTGAGGGGCTTTAGGCCCGCCTCTGATGAGATCAAGACCCTTCAGAGGTATATGTGTTCCAGGTTTTTCATCGACTTCTCAGACATTGGAGAGCAGCAGAGAAAACTGGAGTCCTATTTGCAGAACCACTTTGTGGGATTGGAAGACCGCAAGTATGAATATCTCATGACCCTTCATGGAGTGGTGAATGAGAGCACGGTGTGCCTGATGGGACATGAAAGAAGACAGACTTTAAACCTTATCACCATGCTGGCTATCCGGGTGTTAGCTGACCAAAATGTCATTCCTAATGTGGCTAATGTCACTTGCTATTACCAGCCAGCCCCCTATGTAGCAGATGCCAACTTTAGCAATTACTACATTGCACAGGTTCAGCCAGTATTCACGTGCCAGCAACAGACCTACTCCACTTGGCTACCCTGCAATtaa
- the TENT5A gene encoding terminal nucleotidyltransferase 5A isoform X2: MHQRYFWTDQGQVALGGHYMAEGEGYFAMAEDELACGPYIPLGGDFGGGDFGGGDFGGGGSFGGHCLDYCESPTAHCNVLNWEQVQRLDGILSETIPIHGRGNFPTLELQPSLIVKVVRRRLAEKRIGVRDVRLNGSAASHVLHQDSGLGYKDLDLIFCADLRGEGEFQTVKDVVLDCLLDFLPEGVNKEKITPLTLKEAYVQKMVKVCNDSDRWSLISLSNNSGKNVELKFVDSLRRQFEFSVDSFQIKLDSLLLFYECSENPMTETFHPTIIGESVYGDFQEAFDHLCNKIIATRNPEEIRGGGLLKYCNLLVRGFRPASDEIKTLQRYMCSRFFIDFSDIGEQQRKLESYLQNHFVGLEDRKYEYLMTLHGVVNESTVCLMGHERRQTLNLITMLAIRVLADQNVIPNVANVTCYYQPAPYVADANFSNYYIAQVQPVFTCQQQTYSTWLPCN, encoded by the exons ATGCATCAGAGATATTTTTG GACTGACCAGGGCCAAGTGGCGCTCGGCGGGCACTACATGGCGGAGGGCGAAGGGTACTTTGCCATGGCCGAGGACGAGCTGGCTTGCGGCCCCTACATCCCCCTA GGCGGCGACTTCGGCGGCGGCGACTTCGGCGGCGGCGACTTCGGCGGCGGCGGCAGCTTCGGTGGGCACTGCTTGGACTATTGCGAAAGCCCCACGGCGCACTGCAATGTGCTGAACTGGGAGCAAGTGCAGCGGCTGGACGGCATCCTGAGCGAGACCATTCCGATCCACGGGCGCGGCAACTTCCCCACGCTCGAGCTGCAGCCGAGCCTGATCGTGAAGGTGGTGCGGCGGCGCCTGGCCGAGAAGCGCATCGGCGTCCGCGACGTGCGCCTCAACGGCTCGGCCGCCAGCCACGTCCTGCACCAGGACAGCGGCCTGGGCTACAAGGACCTGGACCTCATCTTCTGCGCCGACCTGCGCGGAGAAGGGGAGTTTCAGACTGTGAAGGACGTCGTGCTGGACTGCCTGTTGGACTTCTTACCCGAGGGGGTGAACAAAGAGAAGATCACACCACTCACGCTCAAG GAAGCTTATGTGCAGAAAATGGTTAAAGTGTGCAATGACTCTGACCGATGGAGTCTTATATCCCTGTCAAACAACAGTGGCAAAAATGTGGAACTGAAATTTGTGGATTCCCTCCGGAGGCAGTTTGAATTCAGTGTAGATTCTTTTCAAATCAAATTAGACTCTCTTCTGCTCTTTTACGAATGTTCAGAGAACCCAATGACTGAGACATTTCACCCCACAATAATTGGGGAGAGCGTCTATGGCGATTTCCAGGAAGCCTTTGATCACCTTTGTAACAAGATAATTGCCACCAGGAACCCAGAGGAAATCCGAGGGGGAGGCCTACTTAAGTACTGCAACCTCTTGGTGAGGGGCTTTAGGCCCGCCTCTGATGAGATCAAGACCCTTCAGAGGTATATGTGTTCCAGGTTTTTCATCGACTTCTCAGACATTGGAGAGCAGCAGAGAAAACTGGAGTCCTATTTGCAGAACCACTTTGTGGGATTGGAAGACCGCAAGTATGAATATCTCATGACCCTTCATGGAGTGGTGAATGAGAGCACGGTGTGCCTGATGGGACATGAAAGAAGACAGACTTTAAACCTTATCACCATGCTGGCTATCCGGGTGTTAGCTGACCAAAATGTCATTCCTAATGTGGCTAATGTCACTTGCTATTACCAGCCAGCCCCCTATGTAGCAGATGCCAACTTTAGCAATTACTACATTGCACAGGTTCAGCCAGTATTCACGTGCCAGCAACAGACCTACTCCACTTGGCTACCCTGCAATtaa